DNA sequence from the Methanococcus maripaludis genome:
AGGTGAGTTATGATAAGTCCGGATTTATTTCGTTCACTTGGTTTTCTGTCTTTATCAAGCAGATGGTTAATGATTCCACCGAGCAGTTCTACGTTTTCAACGTCAACACCGCTATCTGGTTCATCAAACATCACAAGATCAGGGTTTTGTGCAAAAATCTGTAATAATTCAGATCTTTTAACTTCTCCGCCTGAAAAACCAACGTTTAAGTCTCTTTGGTAGAAGTGCCTGATGTTTAATCTTTTAGCCATTTCTTCCATTTCTTCGTCACTTCTTTTTGAAATGGCGTTTATCATCGTTTCAAGCCTTACGCCAGAAATTGCAGGTGGTGACTGGTAAGAAATACCAATTCCAAGTTGTGCTCGTTCATGCATTGGCATGTCAGTTATATCTTTTCCTTTAAAGTAAATATTTCCCCTTACAACTTCGTATTTGGGGTTTCCGAGGATTGTGTTGAGCAATGTGGATTTTCCTGCTCCATTAGGTCCAAATAAAACATGACTTTCTCCTTTTTCGATATAAAGGTGGATATCTTTTAAAATTTCTTTGTCACCCACCTTAACCGATAAGTCTTCGATCTGTAGCATTTAATCACCTTTAATATGTTTCAAAAGTACTTCTCTAATATCATCCACATTTTCTAATATCGTAATGCTCTGCATTTTCTTAAGAATATTAACATTTTCTACATCTGTATCTCTGATATATAGTTTTAGCGTTTTGCCTCCTGGAAGAATTGTTTCTATTTCTTCTTTTTTGTTATCTGGAGGATAGATGTATGTTGGAACCATCGCTTTTGCCCCTTGTGCAACGGAATTTGTAATCAACGTGTCCGCAACCCCGTGTGCTATTTTTGCAACACTATTTGCAGTTACTGGTGCAACTAAAAATAAATCGTATTTTCCAGTCTGCAACATTCCTGGTAAGAATGGAGCATTTGAATTTACTTCTTTTCGGATATTATAGAATGTATCTTTTAATTTACCCATCA
Encoded proteins:
- a CDS encoding ABC transporter ATP-binding protein, which translates into the protein MLQIEDLSVKVGDKEILKDIHLYIEKGESHVLFGPNGAGKSTLLNTILGNPKYEVVRGNIYFKGKDITDMPMHERAQLGIGISYQSPPAISGVRLETMINAISKRSDEEMEEMAKRLNIRHFYQRDLNVGFSGGEVKRSELLQIFAQNPDLVMFDEPDSGVDVENVELLGGIINHLLDKDRKPSERNKSGLIITHLGYILNFMEVDKAHVLLDGVIACSGTPDEILNEIIKNGYQRCVSCCQKKSCNK
- the afpA gene encoding archaeoflavoprotein AfpA, which gives rise to MVKIAWGITGCGDKIEEIVDMIVELKNEYEDLDVDIYYSKSAEMVLNWYKLMGKLKDTFYNIRKEVNSNAPFLPGMLQTGKYDLFLVAPVTANSVAKIAHGVADTLITNSVAQGAKAMVPTYIYPPDNKKEEIETILPGGKTLKLYIRDTDVENVNILKKMQSITILENVDDIREVLLKHIKGD